The following proteins come from a genomic window of Hymenobacter canadensis:
- a CDS encoding PEP/pyruvate-binding domain-containing protein yields the protein MILHGSTPPAQHTIGHKARGLFRLQAAGMRVPEFLVLPAETFDTLLLAAPDAAQQRQLLQAFQLPAADQQAIRQVLAGWGFPAQPVVVRSSVADEDGAGASFAGLMDSFLNLTSEAAVWAAVGQCAASAYSERALAYRRQKQLPLAARPAVIIQRQLAAEVSGVVFSTFPEYPQEMAMHAVWGFGEGLVGGQLQPDEFYLDKLTGTLRHTQLAAKETQFQCAAGADGLRQTAVPAGQQHAACLTDAQLAALYAAATQLEQQFGQPQDLEFVVEAGQPWLVQARPITQPIPEVVVYDNSNIQESYCGVTTPLTFSFAQRAYATVYRQTMHVLGLPPARIQAHESTVTQLLGLVKGRIYYNINNWYRGLQLLPSFRQNKADMERMMGLEEPVDFVVSQRKTLGATLRLLPGLGLNLLRLLRAFGQLKKRVPAFHAHFRAHYQRFYALPLATLSGTELRQQKDLLDAQLLQNWTTPIINDFFVMTTNGRVNRGLQRAGIAQPDEFLSRYLSGDQQVASTQPTRRLQALARAAWPQVELRELVLAAPPNLHAQMARLAPDFHQAVEEFIGQYGDRTVGELKLETATMRVEPAVFYQYLRNFLLAPPAPEAEANSPLQQQARQELASKMAGRSRWFRWRLQRGLNQLQQAIRYREALRLERTRLFGMYRALYRAMGTQLTERGQLASPEDVFWLTEPELLAALADSTAPLLPLVAERRREFRQYAQEDVPARVTVPARPAAAPPLPAGAIAGTGCYPGVAEGEVIVITDPGGDLNVSGKIVCALRTDPGWAALFPMCRGVIIEKGSSLSHSVILLRELGIPTIINVPHVTQRLRTGQHVRLNGETGRIEVVA from the coding sequence ATGATTCTTCACGGTTCCACGCCGCCTGCTCAGCACACCATCGGCCACAAGGCGCGCGGGCTGTTCCGGCTGCAGGCAGCGGGCATGCGCGTGCCGGAGTTTCTGGTGCTGCCCGCCGAAACCTTTGATACGCTGCTGCTGGCCGCGCCGGATGCGGCGCAGCAGCGGCAGCTGCTGCAGGCGTTCCAGCTGCCCGCCGCCGACCAGCAGGCCATCCGGCAGGTGCTGGCCGGCTGGGGGTTTCCGGCGCAACCGGTGGTAGTGCGCTCCTCGGTGGCCGATGAGGACGGCGCGGGAGCCTCGTTTGCGGGGCTTATGGATTCGTTTCTGAACCTGACGTCGGAGGCGGCGGTGTGGGCGGCGGTGGGGCAGTGCGCGGCCAGCGCCTACTCCGAGCGGGCTTTGGCCTACCGCCGCCAGAAGCAGCTACCGCTGGCGGCGCGGCCGGCCGTCATTATTCAGCGGCAGCTGGCCGCCGAAGTAAGCGGCGTGGTGTTTTCCACGTTTCCGGAGTATCCGCAGGAAATGGCCATGCACGCCGTCTGGGGCTTTGGTGAGGGTTTGGTGGGCGGGCAGCTGCAGCCCGACGAGTTCTACCTCGACAAGCTTACCGGCACCTTGCGCCACACCCAGCTGGCCGCCAAGGAAACCCAGTTTCAGTGCGCTGCCGGCGCTGATGGGCTCCGGCAAACCGCCGTGCCGGCCGGCCAGCAGCATGCCGCCTGCCTCACCGATGCCCAGCTGGCGGCGCTATATGCTGCCGCCACGCAGCTGGAGCAGCAGTTCGGCCAGCCCCAGGATCTGGAGTTTGTGGTGGAAGCCGGCCAGCCGTGGCTGGTGCAGGCGCGGCCCATCACCCAGCCCATTCCGGAGGTCGTCGTCTACGATAACTCCAACATTCAGGAAAGCTACTGCGGGGTCACCACGCCGCTCACGTTCAGCTTTGCGCAGCGCGCCTACGCCACCGTGTACCGCCAGACCATGCACGTGCTGGGGCTGCCGCCGGCCCGCATTCAGGCCCACGAAAGCACCGTCACTCAGCTGCTGGGGCTGGTGAAGGGGCGCATCTACTACAACATCAACAACTGGTACCGTGGCCTGCAACTACTGCCCTCCTTCCGCCAGAACAAGGCCGACATGGAGCGCATGATGGGCCTGGAAGAGCCCGTGGATTTCGTGGTGAGCCAGCGCAAGACGCTGGGCGCCACGCTCCGGCTGCTGCCAGGCCTGGGCCTGAACCTGCTGCGGCTGCTGCGAGCCTTTGGGCAGCTAAAGAAGCGGGTGCCGGCCTTCCACGCGCACTTTCGGGCGCACTACCAGCGGTTCTACGCCCTGCCGCTGGCCACGCTCAGCGGCACGGAGCTGCGGCAGCAAAAAGACCTGCTGGATGCGCAGCTGCTGCAGAACTGGACCACGCCCATCATCAACGACTTCTTCGTGATGACCACCAACGGCCGCGTGAACCGGGGTTTGCAGCGGGCCGGCATCGCGCAGCCCGACGAGTTTCTGAGCCGCTACCTATCCGGCGACCAGCAGGTGGCCAGCACCCAGCCCACGCGCCGGCTGCAGGCCCTGGCCCGCGCCGCGTGGCCCCAGGTAGAATTACGCGAGCTAGTGCTGGCCGCCCCGCCCAACCTGCACGCCCAGATGGCCCGGCTGGCGCCGGATTTTCATCAGGCCGTGGAGGAGTTCATCGGGCAATACGGCGACCGGACGGTGGGCGAGCTGAAGCTGGAAACGGCCACTATGCGCGTAGAGCCCGCCGTTTTCTACCAGTATCTGCGCAACTTCCTGCTGGCGCCTCCCGCCCCGGAAGCCGAGGCCAACAGCCCCCTGCAGCAGCAGGCCCGGCAGGAGCTGGCCAGTAAGATGGCAGGCCGCAGCCGCTGGTTTCGGTGGCGGCTGCAGCGCGGCCTCAACCAGCTGCAGCAGGCCATCCGGTACCGCGAGGCGCTACGGCTGGAGCGCACCCGGCTGTTTGGCATGTACCGGGCGCTCTACCGCGCCATGGGCACCCAGCTCACGGAGCGCGGCCAGCTGGCTTCTCCGGAAGACGTGTTCTGGCTGACAGAGCCGGAGCTACTGGCCGCCCTGGCCGACAGCACCGCGCCGCTGCTGCCGCTGGTAGCCGAGCGCCGCCGCGAGTTCCGGCAGTATGCCCAGGAAGACGTGCCGGCCCGCGTGACGGTGCCGGCCCGGCCCGCCGCCGCCCCGCCCCTGCCCGCAGGCGCTATAGCCGGTACCGGCTGCTACCCCGGCGTGGCCGAGGGCGAGGTAATCGTCATCACCGACCCCGGCGGCGACCTGAACGTGAGCGGCAAAATCGTGTGTGCCCTGCGCACCGACCCCGGCTGGGCGGCCCTGTTCCCGATGTGCCGGGGCGTCATCATCGAGAAAGGCTCGTCGTTGTCGCACTCCGTGATTCTACTGCGCGAGCTGGGCATCCCCACCATCATCAACGTGCCGCACGTTACGCAGCGCCTCCGCACCGGCCAGCACGTGCGCCTCAACGGCGAAACCGGCCGGATTGAGGTGGTGGCCTAA
- a CDS encoding SGNH/GDSL hydrolase family protein has translation MFRLFALVSVWLLTLGCGPDAPVPVPLPPAATPAPAPVGTRRFLALGDSYTIGQGVPAADRWGVQLAWLAQAEGLRKPDIIARTGWTTEQLREAIVAANPPASYELVSLMIGVNNQFQGLPLAEYRNDFRELLHMAIRLAGGRPGRVLVLSIPDWGQSRVGRSHAQASISQEINQFNAAARQECTAAGVAFLDITDLTRTTGYDPAQFAPDGLHYSGLHMQQWAIRALPVVRRLVQ, from the coding sequence ATGTTTCGTCTTTTTGCGCTGGTTTCGGTTTGGCTGCTCACGCTGGGCTGCGGGCCCGATGCCCCGGTACCGGTCCCGCTGCCGCCGGCTGCAACGCCCGCTCCGGCCCCGGTGGGCACCCGGCGCTTTCTGGCCCTCGGCGACTCCTATACCATCGGGCAGGGCGTGCCGGCCGCCGACCGCTGGGGCGTGCAACTGGCCTGGCTGGCTCAGGCCGAGGGCTTGCGCAAGCCCGACATCATTGCCCGCACCGGCTGGACCACCGAGCAGCTCCGCGAGGCCATTGTGGCCGCCAACCCGCCGGCGTCCTATGAGCTGGTGTCGCTAATGATTGGGGTGAACAACCAGTTTCAGGGGTTGCCGCTGGCGGAGTACCGCAACGACTTTCGGGAGCTGCTGCACATGGCCATCCGGCTGGCAGGCGGGCGGCCCGGGCGCGTGCTGGTGCTGTCCATTCCCGATTGGGGCCAGTCGCGGGTGGGCCGCAGCCATGCGCAGGCCAGCATCAGCCAGGAAATAAACCAGTTCAACGCTGCCGCCCGGCAGGAGTGCACGGCGGCCGGCGTGGCCTTCCTCGACATCACCGACCTGACGCGCACCACCGGCTACGACCCCGCCCAGTTCGCGCCCGACGGCCTGCACTATTCCGGCCTGCACATGCAGCAGTGGGCCATTCGGGCGTTGCCGGTAGTGCGTCGTCTGGTGCAGTAA
- a CDS encoding DUF2167 domain-containing protein, with the protein MKTLLLLWALLGLPAAAALAAPTPPAADSIDSEQHYIDSVQATLRYQTGRITLPDDLGALTVPAGFRYLDAKQSEYVLTKLWGNPNGESLGMLFPADRGPLDENNWAFAVEYDPSGYVEDKDAVEIDYDDLLEDMKEATEESNAEREEAGFGRIMLMGWASKPFYDAKLNVLHWAKELRFAGTDYNTLNYNVRVLGRKGVLNLNAIGDMGQLPEIRRSIPQVIKSVEFAKGQQYADFDPKIDEVAAYGIGGLVAGKVLAKVGAFALVAKFWKVIIAVVAGGWATIRRFFGGGSSADE; encoded by the coding sequence TTGAAAACACTCCTACTCCTATGGGCCCTGCTGGGCCTGCCCGCCGCTGCCGCTCTGGCCGCCCCCACCCCACCCGCCGCCGACTCCATCGATAGTGAGCAGCACTACATCGACTCGGTGCAGGCCACGCTACGCTACCAGACCGGCCGAATCACGCTGCCCGACGACCTGGGCGCCCTTACGGTGCCCGCCGGCTTCCGCTACCTCGATGCCAAGCAGAGCGAGTACGTGCTGACCAAGCTCTGGGGCAACCCCAACGGCGAGTCGCTGGGCATGCTGTTTCCGGCCGACCGCGGCCCGCTCGATGAAAACAACTGGGCCTTCGCCGTCGAGTACGACCCCTCCGGCTACGTGGAAGATAAGGACGCCGTCGAAATCGACTACGACGACCTGCTCGAGGACATGAAGGAGGCAACCGAGGAAAGCAACGCCGAGCGTGAGGAAGCCGGCTTCGGCCGCATCATGCTCATGGGCTGGGCCTCCAAACCATTCTACGATGCCAAGCTCAACGTGCTGCACTGGGCCAAGGAACTGCGCTTTGCCGGCACTGACTACAACACGCTCAACTACAACGTGCGCGTGCTCGGCCGCAAAGGCGTGCTCAACCTCAACGCCATCGGCGACATGGGCCAGCTGCCGGAAATCCGCCGCAGCATCCCGCAGGTAATCAAAAGCGTGGAGTTTGCCAAAGGCCAGCAATACGCCGATTTCGACCCCAAGATAGATGAAGTGGCGGCCTACGGTATCGGCGGACTGGTGGCGGGCAAGGTGCTGGCCAAAGTGGGCGCCTTTGCCCTGGTAGCCAAGTTCTGGAAGGTAATTATTGCGGTGGTGGCCGGCGGCTGGGCCACCATCCGCCGGTTCTTCGGGGGCGGCAGTTCCGCCGACGAGTAG
- a CDS encoding efflux RND transporter permease subunit — protein sequence MLYLYKLRYLLLLLIVAACVALWPGVKAAMVVDNSLSTWFLSGDPALREYHAFQRRFGNDEVVILTVQDAQPVLSPTYLAAFRGLTRELEALPAVAGVNGPGNTRLPGRGLAGSSRPLQAPGTTAAEVRQALQPLPTLRQSLFSDDYRTARFIIRLRQMPDFDDRRGEILTQVQRVVDQHFRPEQAHLGGVGIVYAGLNALSQHDFGLFLGLGYLLMFGVLLLIYRNLLLLAYTLGIVGLATYVTFGVYGALGYRVNLMTVLLPIVLILLGIMDSMHVINERNRLRTDTSPARHDALQALRNVFAPCLFTMLTTVAGFLALLSCPMAILRNFGVFAALGITLCLVFTFVLGVLLLPLAKAPARTAAATHSAANRMVAFYQYLLARPRFFATLSVLLTLALAAGLPRLRSDTYTLGYLPATHRVVTDHEAIEASWGPYMPLELLVEPRPGYTLSDVAVVQATFAFADSVRQLPGVGQVTGFHTLYQAGLEAQAVSKASRLRASQGALHAVERQLTLEFPALLAQFVHTPSGTGRITISGRMLSARQLTAKVDTLLQIAQATLGLVATVRPAGYQPLYANIVAYVTESQTNSLLLSFLLVFGLTWAFIRSFRLALLTVVPNLFPVLVLLGAMGWLGIPLDTATASIASIVLSLCVDDTIHFVYSYQQHRRHGFTPAQARLTTIAHVGPTIVLTSVVLFLGYAVMTLGSLKTVQLFGSLTAIAVAGAFYGELVIFPLVLKKYDPE from the coding sequence ATGCTGTATCTATACAAACTCCGCTACCTGCTCCTGCTGCTGATTGTGGCAGCCTGCGTGGCGCTGTGGCCTGGCGTGAAGGCCGCCATGGTAGTTGACAACAGCCTTTCGACCTGGTTTCTGTCCGGCGACCCGGCTTTGCGCGAATACCACGCCTTTCAGCGGCGCTTCGGCAACGACGAAGTGGTGATTCTGACTGTGCAAGATGCGCAGCCGGTACTTTCGCCCACGTATCTGGCCGCCTTCCGGGGCCTCACCCGCGAGCTGGAAGCCCTGCCCGCCGTGGCGGGCGTGAACGGGCCCGGCAACACCCGGCTGCCCGGCCGGGGCCTGGCCGGCTCCTCGCGGCCGCTGCAGGCGCCCGGCACCACGGCCGCCGAAGTACGGCAGGCGCTGCAGCCGCTGCCCACGCTGCGCCAGAGCCTGTTTTCCGACGATTATCGCACAGCGCGCTTTATCATCCGGCTGCGGCAAATGCCCGATTTCGATGACCGGCGCGGCGAGATTCTGACGCAAGTGCAGCGGGTGGTAGACCAGCACTTCCGGCCGGAGCAGGCGCACCTGGGCGGCGTTGGCATCGTGTACGCGGGCCTCAATGCGCTGTCGCAGCACGATTTCGGGCTGTTTCTGGGGCTGGGCTATCTGCTGATGTTTGGGGTGCTGCTGCTCATCTACCGCAACCTGCTGCTGCTGGCATACACGCTGGGCATCGTGGGGCTGGCCACCTACGTCACGTTTGGGGTGTACGGGGCGCTGGGCTACCGCGTGAACCTAATGACCGTGCTGCTGCCCATCGTGCTGATTCTGCTCGGCATCATGGATTCCATGCACGTCATCAACGAGCGCAACCGCCTGCGCACAGATACCAGCCCCGCCCGCCACGATGCGCTGCAGGCTTTGCGCAACGTGTTTGCGCCCTGCCTTTTCACCATGCTCACCACCGTGGCCGGGTTTCTGGCACTGCTGTCGTGTCCGATGGCCATTCTGCGCAACTTCGGGGTGTTTGCGGCGCTGGGCATTACGCTGTGTCTGGTGTTCACGTTTGTGCTGGGCGTACTGCTGCTGCCGCTGGCCAAAGCCCCGGCCCGCACCGCCGCCGCCACGCACTCAGCCGCCAACCGCATGGTGGCGTTCTACCAGTATCTGCTGGCCCGGCCGCGCTTTTTCGCCACGCTTTCCGTGCTGCTCACGCTGGCGCTGGCCGCCGGACTGCCCCGCCTCCGCTCCGACACCTACACGCTCGGCTACCTGCCCGCCACTCACCGCGTCGTCACGGACCACGAGGCCATTGAAGCCAGCTGGGGCCCCTACATGCCGCTGGAACTGCTGGTGGAGCCCCGCCCCGGCTACACCCTGTCGGACGTAGCCGTGGTGCAGGCCACTTTCGCCTTCGCCGACTCCGTGCGCCAGCTGCCCGGCGTGGGCCAGGTAACGGGGTTTCACACGCTGTACCAGGCGGGCCTGGAAGCCCAGGCTGTTAGCAAAGCTAGCCGCCTGCGGGCCAGCCAGGGCGCTTTGCACGCCGTGGAGCGGCAGCTAACGCTGGAGTTTCCGGCGTTGCTGGCGCAGTTCGTGCACACGCCTTCCGGCACCGGGCGCATCACGATTTCGGGCCGGATGCTGTCGGCGCGGCAGCTTACAGCCAAGGTGGATACACTGCTGCAGATTGCGCAGGCCACGCTGGGGCTGGTGGCCACGGTGCGGCCCGCCGGTTACCAGCCGCTCTATGCCAATATCGTGGCCTACGTCACCGAGTCGCAGACCAACAGCCTGCTGCTGTCGTTTCTGCTAGTGTTTGGGCTGACGTGGGCGTTTATCCGCAGCTTCCGGCTGGCGCTGCTCACGGTGGTGCCCAACCTGTTTCCGGTGCTGGTGCTGCTGGGGGCCATGGGCTGGCTGGGCATCCCGCTCGACACGGCCACGGCCAGCATTGCTTCCATCGTGCTCAGTCTGTGCGTCGATGACACCATTCATTTCGTGTACAGCTACCAGCAGCACCGCCGCCACGGCTTCACGCCCGCCCAGGCCCGCCTCACCACCATTGCGCACGTCGGCCCCACCATCGTGCTGACCAGCGTGGTGCTGTTTCTGGGCTACGCCGTCATGACGCTGGGCTCGCTGAAAACCGTGCAGCTGTTTGGCTCGCTCACGGCCATTGCCGTGGCCGGCGCCTTCTACGGCGAGCTGGTCATCTTCCCGCTGGTCCTGAAAAAATACGACCCGGAATAA
- a CDS encoding TonB-dependent receptor has translation MNNLSATRLGLVTALSVASYAAFAQTVPVTGRVTSSTGQGQPGVTVLEQGTSNGTSTDADGRYRLSVPPGATLVVSAIGSVTQQVALNGRTSVDVRLADNQTALNEVVVTGSRATEGRSNILTTAPVDVISAREIKAYAQTDVTQILTYIAPSFQSTRQTVTDGTDFVDPASLRGLGPDQVLVLVNGKRRHSSALVNINGTPGRGSVGTDMNVIPPAAIKRIEVLRDGAAAQYGSDAIAGVINIQLKDDTTGVNVSSTAGQTTESDGQLFQADANAGFGLNKRGFVNVSGQFSNRSYFDRSGTDTAPLIYRGTNTGNYPGGLTNDQKLALKAQDDALVAQNGFNRRNIRVGASDTRTYGGFLNAAYTLLPAQELEAYVAGGLTRRTGRGGALYRLPTQTTQIDLGLYPNGYLPFINSTVDDASLITGVRGRVLGFQADLSNTYGRNSLRYDISNTLNASLPLGTSPTEFYAGELLFQQNTVNLGFSRKFLDMPVLSTLNVAFGGEFRVDNFQIEAGELGSYANGINEQGRIITPASGNTPATYAAAGSQGFAGYRPQDATDRSRTNVAGYLDLESDITEKLLVSVAGRAERYSDFGGNVSGKLAARYSILPDVAVRGAISNGFRAPSLQQRYFTNSSTQFNSGELREVLTTNNDSPLTRAFGIGSLKQEKSTNYSLGLTARVLRTITLTVDAYQIDIRDRIVLSSQYNRGNAAVAQILGTLPVQGIQFFANAVNTRTRGLDVVANERLTLGTESRLTLTAAANFNATTVRSFNSSSFIDANPTLQNTLFDRAQRARLENGQPRSKINLSADYGYKIFSANLRTVRFGEVQTKDANPDRAFIDQTFSAKWITDFVLSAQVLKNVGLSVGVNNLFDVYPDRLYQDPNNNPQSLAYSTLDATNRGRFLYSSNQFGYSGAFYFGRLNLTL, from the coding sequence ATGAATAATCTATCCGCAACGCGGCTGGGCCTGGTCACGGCTTTGTCGGTGGCCAGTTACGCCGCCTTTGCTCAAACCGTGCCCGTGACGGGCCGCGTAACCAGCAGCACCGGCCAGGGCCAGCCCGGCGTGACCGTGCTGGAACAGGGCACCAGCAACGGCACCAGCACCGACGCCGACGGCCGCTACCGCCTGAGCGTGCCGCCCGGCGCCACGCTGGTTGTGTCGGCTATTGGCTCCGTCACGCAGCAGGTGGCCCTCAACGGCCGCACCTCCGTGGACGTGCGCCTCGCCGACAACCAGACCGCCCTCAACGAAGTGGTAGTAACCGGCTCGCGCGCCACCGAGGGTCGCTCTAATATCCTGACGACGGCCCCGGTGGACGTCATTTCGGCCCGCGAAATCAAGGCCTACGCCCAGACCGACGTCACGCAGATCCTGACGTATATCGCGCCTTCGTTCCAGAGCACGCGCCAGACCGTCACCGATGGCACCGACTTCGTGGACCCCGCCTCCCTGCGCGGCCTCGGGCCCGACCAGGTGCTGGTGCTTGTGAACGGCAAGCGGCGGCACAGCTCGGCGCTGGTGAACATCAACGGCACGCCCGGCCGCGGCTCGGTGGGCACCGATATGAACGTTATTCCGCCGGCCGCCATCAAGCGCATTGAGGTGCTGCGCGACGGCGCGGCGGCCCAGTACGGCTCCGACGCCATTGCTGGCGTCATCAACATCCAGCTCAAAGACGACACCACCGGCGTGAACGTGAGCAGCACCGCCGGCCAGACCACCGAGAGCGACGGGCAGCTGTTTCAGGCCGACGCCAACGCCGGTTTCGGGCTGAACAAGCGCGGTTTCGTGAACGTGAGCGGGCAGTTCAGCAACCGCAGCTACTTCGACCGCAGCGGCACCGACACGGCCCCGCTCATCTACCGCGGCACCAACACCGGCAACTACCCCGGCGGCCTCACCAACGACCAGAAGCTAGCCCTCAAAGCCCAGGACGATGCGCTGGTGGCCCAGAACGGCTTCAACCGCCGCAACATCCGGGTGGGCGCCTCCGACACGCGCACCTACGGCGGCTTCCTGAACGCGGCCTACACCTTGTTGCCGGCCCAGGAACTGGAAGCCTACGTGGCTGGCGGCCTCACGCGCCGCACCGGCCGCGGCGGTGCCCTCTACCGCCTGCCCACCCAAACCACCCAAATCGACCTGGGCCTCTACCCGAACGGCTACCTGCCGTTCATCAACAGCACCGTGGATGACGCCTCGCTGATTACGGGCGTGCGGGGCCGGGTGCTGGGTTTCCAGGCCGACCTGAGCAACACCTACGGCCGCAACAGCCTGCGCTACGACATCAGCAACACGCTCAACGCCTCGCTGCCGCTGGGTACCAGCCCCACCGAGTTTTACGCCGGCGAGCTGCTGTTTCAGCAGAACACCGTGAACCTGGGCTTCTCGCGCAAATTTCTGGATATGCCTGTGCTGAGCACCCTCAATGTGGCCTTCGGGGGCGAATTCCGGGTGGATAACTTCCAGATTGAGGCCGGCGAGCTGGGCTCGTATGCCAACGGCATCAACGAGCAGGGCCGCATCATCACGCCGGCCTCGGGCAACACGCCGGCTACCTACGCGGCGGCGGGCTCGCAGGGCTTTGCCGGCTACCGCCCGCAGGACGCCACCGACCGTTCGCGCACCAACGTGGCCGGCTACCTCGACCTGGAAAGCGACATCACCGAAAAGCTGCTGGTGAGCGTGGCCGGCCGCGCCGAGCGCTATTCCGATTTCGGGGGCAACGTGAGCGGCAAGCTGGCCGCCCGCTATAGCATCTTGCCCGACGTGGCGGTGCGCGGCGCCATCAGCAACGGCTTCCGGGCGCCTTCGCTGCAGCAGCGCTACTTCACCAACTCCAGCACCCAGTTCAACAGCGGCGAGCTGCGCGAAGTGCTGACCACCAACAACGACAGCCCGCTCACGCGTGCCTTCGGGATTGGCTCTTTGAAGCAGGAGAAATCCACGAACTACAGCCTGGGCCTGACGGCGCGGGTGCTGCGCACCATCACGCTCACCGTGGATGCCTACCAGATTGACATCCGGGACCGAATCGTGCTCAGCAGCCAGTACAACCGCGGCAACGCGGCCGTGGCCCAGATTCTGGGCACGTTGCCGGTGCAGGGCATCCAGTTCTTCGCCAACGCCGTGAACACCCGCACCCGCGGCCTCGACGTGGTAGCCAACGAGCGCCTGACCCTGGGCACCGAAAGCCGCCTGACCCTGACGGCGGCGGCCAACTTCAACGCCACCACGGTACGCAGCTTCAACAGCTCCAGCTTCATCGATGCCAACCCCACGCTGCAAAACACGCTCTTCGACCGGGCCCAGCGGGCACGCCTCGAAAACGGCCAGCCGCGCAGCAAAATCAACCTGAGTGCCGACTACGGCTACAAAATCTTCAGTGCCAACCTGCGCACTGTGCGCTTCGGTGAGGTGCAGACCAAGGACGCCAACCCCGACCGCGCCTTCATCGACCAGACGTTTTCGGCCAAATGGATTACCGATTTCGTGCTCAGCGCCCAGGTGTTGAAAAACGTGGGCCTGAGCGTGGGCGTCAACAACCTGTTCGACGTGTACCCCGACCGTCTCTACCAGGACCCCAACAACAACCCGCAAAGCCTGGCCTACTCCACCCTCGACGCCACCAACCGGGGCCGGTTCCTGTACAGCTCCAACCAGTTCGGCTACAGCGGCGCCTTCTACTTCGGCCGCCTCAACCTGACGCTCTAG
- a CDS encoding cystathionine gamma-synthase, with translation MKFGTKAIHAGVHPDPTTGAIMTPIYQTSTYVQSSPGDHKGYEYSRTHNPTRTQLQDALAALENGQHGLAFASGMAAIDCIIKLLQPGDEVISTNDLYGGSYRIFTKVFANYGIKFHFVPMHDMAAVEEKVTANTKLIWVETPTNPLLNVIDIEAAAAVAKKAGALLVVDNTFSTPYLQTPLDLGADMVMHSLTKYMGGHSDVVMGAVIVKDDELHERLRFLQNACGGTPGPQDCFLVLRGLKTLHLRMQRHCENGRAVAEYLKSHPKVEKVFWPGFAEHPNHAVAAKQMRDFGGMISFVLKGDRKEDAVAVLEKFELFSLAESLGGVESLSGHPATMTHASIPAEERRKAGLSDSLIRLSVGIEDVEDLIADLKQAIG, from the coding sequence ATGAAATTCGGAACCAAAGCCATCCATGCCGGCGTGCACCCGGACCCCACCACCGGGGCCATCATGACGCCCATCTACCAGACCTCGACCTATGTGCAAAGCTCGCCCGGCGACCACAAAGGCTACGAGTACTCGCGCACGCACAATCCTACCCGCACCCAGCTCCAGGACGCGCTGGCGGCGCTGGAAAACGGCCAGCACGGCCTGGCCTTCGCCTCAGGCATGGCCGCCATCGACTGCATCATCAAACTGCTGCAGCCCGGCGACGAGGTTATCAGCACCAACGACCTGTACGGCGGCTCCTACCGCATTTTCACCAAGGTTTTCGCCAACTACGGCATCAAGTTCCACTTCGTGCCGATGCACGACATGGCGGCCGTGGAAGAGAAAGTGACGGCCAACACCAAGCTGATCTGGGTGGAAACGCCCACCAACCCGCTGCTCAATGTTATCGACATTGAAGCCGCCGCCGCTGTGGCGAAAAAGGCCGGCGCGCTGCTGGTAGTGGACAATACCTTCTCGACGCCTTATCTGCAGACGCCGCTGGATTTGGGCGCTGACATGGTGATGCACTCGCTGACCAAGTACATGGGCGGCCACTCCGACGTGGTGATGGGCGCCGTGATTGTGAAGGACGACGAGCTGCACGAGCGGCTGCGTTTCCTGCAGAACGCCTGCGGCGGCACGCCCGGCCCCCAGGACTGCTTCCTGGTGCTGCGCGGCCTCAAAACCTTGCACCTGCGCATGCAGCGCCACTGCGAAAACGGCCGCGCCGTGGCCGAATACCTCAAGAGCCACCCCAAAGTGGAAAAAGTGTTCTGGCCGGGCTTCGCGGAGCACCCCAACCACGCCGTGGCCGCTAAGCAGATGCGCGACTTCGGCGGCATGATTTCCTTCGTGCTCAAAGGCGACCGTAAGGAAGACGCCGTGGCCGTGCTGGAGAAGTTTGAGCTGTTTTCGCTGGCCGAAAGCCTGGGCGGCGTGGAAAGCCTCTCGGGCCACCCCGCCACCATGACGCACGCCAGTATCCCGGCCGAAGAGCGCCGCAAGGCCGGCCTTTCCGACTCGCTGATCCGCCTGAGCGTGGGCATCGAGGATGTGGAAGATTTGATTGCGGATCTGAAGCAGGCCATCGGCTAA